The following coding sequences lie in one Thermoplasmatales archaeon genomic window:
- a CDS encoding phosphate ABC transporter substrate-binding protein, producing the protein MMKMNKIKKLLPACVICIALVGCIGTRETINIAGSTTVLPIVQKCADRYMQLHPEVDVRVSGGGSSMGIKNVGDGIVDIGMASRDIKDSEKSNYPDLVKHVIAKDGIAIIVHPSNPLSNLTSEQLKGIYNGTYTRWEEFGWTGEIVVVGRDTASGTGEFFWEHVMKKENFTSGMLALPSNGAVHDKVASTQNAIGFVGIGYISNKVKALKLDGIEPTLENVKNKVYPLARELYLFTKGEPTGLTKDFINFVKSDEGQKIVEEEGFIPL; encoded by the coding sequence ATGATGAAAATGAATAAAATAAAAAAATTGTTGCCTGCCTGTGTTATATGTATAGCTCTTGTGGGATGCATAGGTACAAGAGAAACAATAAACATAGCGGGCTCAACAACAGTTCTTCCGATAGTGCAAAAATGTGCTGATAGATATATGCAATTGCATCCTGAAGTTGATGTAAGGGTCAGCGGAGGAGGCTCGAGCATGGGAATAAAAAATGTTGGCGATGGGATTGTTGATATAGGCATGGCTTCCCGCGATATAAAAGATTCAGAAAAGAGCAACTATCCTGATTTGGTGAAACATGTAATAGCAAAGGATGGAATAGCAATAATAGTTCATCCTTCTAACCCGCTTAGCAACCTTACGAGCGAACAACTGAAAGGTATATACAACGGCACATACACAAGATGGGAAGAATTTGGATGGACTGGCGAAATAGTAGTAGTTGGGCGCGACACCGCAAGCGGCACCGGCGAGTTTTTCTGGGAGCATGTAATGAAAAAAGAAAATTTTACATCAGGCATGCTTGCACTGCCTTCAAATGGGGCTGTGCATGATAAAGTGGCAAGCACACAAAATGCAATAGGTTTTGTGGGAATTGGATACATCAGCAATAAGGTTAAAGCATTGAAACTTGATGGGATTGAGCCAACATTAGAGAATGTAAAAAACAAAGTTTATCCACTTGCGAGAGAGCTATATCTTTTTACAAAAGGAGAGCCAACAGGCCTGACCAAGGATTTCATAAATTTCGTAAAAAGCGATGAAGGCCAGAAAATAGTTGAGGAGGAAGGATTTATACCTCTTTAA
- a CDS encoding phosphate uptake regulator PhoU: MELRKVQVSGGSSFIISLPKEWAIKNGIKKNDKVGVIEARDGNIVIIPKMKKIKERVIEFDAEGDENYIFRLLLASYVDGYNIIILKSKEIKPSIRNVVKKFIKCSIGFEIIEEGRHSIIIKDFLNPSELPFEKIISRIFSVVLSMHEDLIYAIRNRNEEILKDIIARDDDVDRLHWLISRQYNILSRNIFGEEIFINYPLLSRILERCADHAVRMAEGIKNLNKIGKELEEKIISAEIFSLKIFKMSMKSFFGKNLEEANECIEMAKKINDKCVKINNEAIGKDAKSVIHIGQISDSIRRFAEYSADIAEYVTDYIVSERAS, from the coding sequence ATGGAATTAAGAAAAGTGCAGGTTAGCGGTGGCTCTTCCTTTATAATTTCTCTGCCAAAAGAATGGGCAATAAAAAATGGAATAAAGAAAAATGATAAAGTTGGGGTAATTGAAGCAAGAGACGGAAATATTGTTATAATTCCAAAAATGAAAAAAATTAAAGAGAGAGTTATAGAGTTTGATGCAGAAGGGGATGAAAACTATATTTTCAGGCTTTTACTTGCAAGTTATGTTGATGGCTACAACATTATCATATTAAAATCAAAGGAAATAAAACCATCTATAAGAAATGTTGTAAAAAAATTTATAAAATGCTCAATTGGCTTTGAAATTATAGAGGAAGGAAGGCATTCAATAATAATAAAAGATTTTTTAAATCCTTCCGAGCTACCTTTTGAAAAGATAATCAGTAGAATTTTTTCGGTTGTTTTGTCAATGCATGAAGATTTGATTTATGCAATAAGAAATCGCAATGAAGAAATTTTGAAAGATATCATTGCAAGAGATGATGATGTGGACAGGCTCCACTGGCTCATTTCAAGGCAATACAATATATTATCAAGAAATATTTTTGGGGAAGAAATTTTTATAAACTATCCTCTCCTGAGCAGAATCCTTGAAAGGTGCGCAGACCATGCGGTAAGGATGGCGGAGGGCATTAAAAATTTAAATAAAATTGGCAAGGAGCTTGAAGAAAAAATTATTTCCGCTGAAATTTTTTCATTAAAAATTTTCAAAATGAGTATGAAATCCTTTTTTGGTAAGAATTTAGAGGAAGCCAATGAATGCATAGAGATGGCTAAAAAAATAAATGATAAATGTGTGAAAATAAACAATGAAGCAATTGGAAAAGATGCTAAATCAGTTATTCATATAGGGCAGATAAGCGACAGCATCAGAAGATTTGCTGAGTATTCAGCGGATATTGCAGAGTATGTAACAGATTATATAGTAAGTGAAAGAGCTTCTTAA